From the genome of Gracilinanus agilis isolate LMUSP501 chromosome 2, AgileGrace, whole genome shotgun sequence, one region includes:
- the SIX4 gene encoding homeobox protein SIX4: MQIANEVARLGQSGCLCHIVCSNPRSHVGGKAERSYPFTLLCYSSYLNGDCVAGEKPDRLDPAETRREGVGFPERGRGEGGRKKKESGRKRGVGGERQKMSSSSPTDQIASAVEIKQENGMEATPEGKEAPPEVVGGAVAALNPPPAAPFPMEPVVAAAAAAAAAAAAAAAAVAAAGAAADQVQLHSELLARNHHAAAAAAQTPLAFSPDHVACVCEALQQGGNLDRLARFLWSLPQSDLLRGNESLLKARALVAFHQGIYPELYSILESHSFESANHPLLQQLWYKARYSEAERARGRPLGAVDKYRLRRKFPLPRTIWDGEETVYCFKEKSRNALKELYKQNRYPSPAEKRHLAKITGLSLTQVSNWFKNRRQRDRNPSETQSKSESDGNPSTEDESSKGHEDLSPHSLSSSSDGVTNLSLSSHLEPVYMQQIGNTKISLSSPGVLLNGGLVPASTSPVFLNGNSFIQGPNSVILNGINVGNTQTVTLNPSKTSSSIVNNGASMTDILGSPSEDVKDFKVLQSSTTNSAATTSYSPSVPASFPGLIPSTEVKREGIQTVASQDGGSVVTFTTPVQINQYGIVQIPNSGTNGQLLNGSIGFSPLQLPPVSVAASQGNISVNSSTSDGGTFTSDSTTVQQGKVFFSSLAPSAVVYTVPNSGQTVGSVKQEGLERNLVFSQLMPVNQNTQVNVNMSSENISSSGLHPMASSLVNVTQTHNFSLTPPALLNATELNADITESQPLSTPVTSTSTVISVSNTNYATLQNCSLITGPDLMSISMTQPALGEIVPAAGDRVGHSSPAVHEDFVREHRLVLQSVPNIKEDFIPSSEDKTTSNLLMLDSKSKYVLDGMVETVCEELETDKKELAKLQTVQLDQDMQDL; encoded by the exons ATGCAAATAGCCAATGAGGTGGCTCGCCTGGGCCAGTCAGGCTGCTTGTGCCATATAGTATGCAGCAACCCGAGGAGTCACGTTGGGGGAAAGGCAGAAAGGAGCTATCCGTTTACACTACTTTGCTATAGCAGCTATCTTAATGGTGACTGCGTGGCCGGGGAGAAACCTGATCGGCTAGATCCTGCCGAAACCAGGAGGGAGGGAGTGGGCTTTCcggagaggggaaggggggaggggggacgaaagaagaaggagagtggaagaaagagaggagtggGGGGGGAACGACAAAAAATGTCCTCTTCCTCCCCCACAGACCAGATCGCAAGTGCGGTGgagataaaacaagaaaatgggaTGGAAGCCACCCCCGAAGGAAAGGAGGCGCCACCAGAAGTGGTGGGGGGAGCCGTGGCAGCACTCAATCCTCCCCCTGCCGCCCCTTTCCCCATGGAGCCCGTGG TAGctgcagcagcggcggcggcggcggcggctgccgCGGCCGCAGCAGCGGTGGCCGCCGCTGGAGCTGCGGCGGACCAGGTACAACTCCACTCTGAACTTCTAGCCCGAAACCACca CGCAGCGGCGGCTGCAGCGCAGACCCCACTGGCCTTCTCCCCGGACCACGTAGCCTGCGTTTGCGAAGCATTGCAGCAAGGGGGAAACTTGGACCGCCTGGCCCGGTTCCTGTGGTCCCTGCCCCAGAGCGACCTGCTACGTGGCAACGAGAGCCTCCTAAAAGCCCGAGCCCTGGTCGCCTTCCACCAGGGCATCTACCCGGAGCTCTACAGCATCCTCGAGAGCCACAGCTTCGAGTCGGCCAACCACCCACTTCTGCAGCAGCTCTGGTACAAGGCGCGCTACAGCGAAGCCGAGAGAGCGCGGGGCCGGCCCTTGGGAGCGGTGGACAAGTACAGGCTGaggaggaaattccctctgcccCGGACCATCTGGGACGGCGAGGAGACGGTGTATTGTTTCAAGGAGAAGTCGCGCAACGCGCTCAAGGAGCTGTACAAGCAGAATCGTTACCCGTCCCCGGCAGAGAAGCGGCACCTGGCCAAGATCACCGGCCTCTCCCTCACTCAGGTCAGCAACTGGTTCAAGAACCGGAGGCAGCGCGACCGGAACCCCTCCGAGACCCAGTCCAAAAG TGAGTCAGATGGTAATCCCAGCACTGAAGATGAGTCCAGCAAGGGGCATGAGGATTTATCTCCTCATTCACTCTCCAGTTCATCTGATGGAGTTACCAACTTGAGCCTTTCCAGCCACCTGGAACCTGTATATATGCAACAAATTGGAAACACTAAAATATCATTAAGTTCCCCTGGTGTTTTACTGAATGGAGGCTTAGTACCTGCAAGTACTTCACCTGTCTTCCTTAATGGCAATTCCTTTATTCAGGGACCTAACAGTGTAATCCTTAATGGAATAAATGTAGGAAATACACAGACTGTGACTTTAAACCCATCAAAAACTTCATCAAGCATTGTCAACAATGGTGCATCTATGACAGACATCCTGGGATCTCCTTCAGAGGATGTAAAAGACTTCAAAGTCCTCCAGAGTTCCACAACAAATTCTGCAGCAACAACATCCTATAGCCCCAGTGTCCCTGCTTCATTTCCTGGTTTGATACCTAGCACTGAAGTTAAAAGGGAAGGCATACAAACAGTGGCTTCTCAAGATGGAGGTTCTGTGGTGACTTTTACAACACCAGTACAAATAAACCAGTATGGCATTGTACAGATCCCCAATTCAGGAACAAATGGCCAGTTGCTTAATGGAAGCATTGGATTCTCTCCTCTACAGCTGCCTCCTGTCTCAGTGGCAGCTTCTCAAG GTAATATTTCAGTAAATTCAAGCACTTCTGATGGGGGGACATTTACCAGTGACTCTACCACAGTGCAGCAAGGAAAGGTCTTCTTCAGCTCTCTTGCGCCTAGTGCAGTAGTCTACACAGTTCCAAATTCAGGTCAAACAGTAGGATCTGTTAAACAAGAGGGCTTGGAACGGAACCTTGTGTTTTCTCAATTAATGCCGGTCAATCAAAACACACAAGTCAATGTAAACATGTCTTCTGAAAATATCTCGAGCAGTGGCCTTCATCCTATGGCCTCATCGTTAGTTAATGTAACTCagactcacaatttttccctcacTCCCCCTGCTCTACTAAATGCAACAGAGCTAAACGCTGATATTACTGAGAGCCAGCCCTTGTCTACACCTGTAACGAGCACATCTACTGTGATATCTGTCAGCAACACTAACTATGCAACTCTTCAGAACTGCTCCCTTATTACTGGTCCAGACCTAATGTCGATTTCAATGACCCAGCCTGCCCTTGGGGAGATAGTTCCAGCAGCTGGAGACCGTGTGGGTCACTCCTCCCCAGCAGTACATGAGGATTTTGTCAGAGAGCACCGGTTAGTTCTGCAATCTGTACCTAACATAAAGGAGGATTTCATACCAAGTTCTGAGGACAAAACAACAAGCAACTTATTGATGCTGGATTCCAAATCCAAATATGTCCTGGATGGCATGGTTGAAACAGTCTgtgaagaactggaaacagaCAAAAAAGAGCTTGCCAAGCTCCAGACTGTCCAGTTGGATCAAGATATGCaagatttataa